The Paracholeplasma brassicae genome includes the window AGAACAAGTGGGTGTTCCAGTCGACATATTCTCAGTGGGACCAGACCGTAAACAAACGATTTTTAGAAAAAATATCTTTTAATATAGAAAGAACGTCACTCATCAAGTTGAGTGACGTTTTTTTTAGGAAATGACAGGAAAAAGCCTTAAAAATAATGAAGTGACAGAATTGTTCGTTTTTAAATAGAATTATTATTAATAGTCTAAATACTTATCGATTTTTCATTTTTGAAGTATAAATGAAATACTATTTATAAAAATTTATGCTGTAAGCGTTTCCATCAATTTGTTCGATTTTGATAATTAGTAGATAGGTGTGCTATAATGATTAAGTATTAGTGGGGATACAAAGCTTAAAAAATGATTTTGGATTGTTTTTTTTGTATATTATAGGAAAGTAGTCCAAAAGACGCCTATCAAAGCCCCTTTTCCGTTTCAAGGAAATTAAGTGTCTTTAAGGTGTCTATTACAGGCATTTTTTTGTTTTTTATCGAACTGGAGGAATTAATAATGAGTGGCAATTATTATCAAGGAAAGAAAATCGTTCAGACGTTAGGCGGCATGGCTCTAGATACCATTATGATCATCATGAGTTATCTATTTATCGTCATTATGTTTAACGTGATTAATATAGAATTGGATATCAAAATAATCGGTATGACATTGCCATTCATTGTTATCTTTAAATTAGTGATTTTCTATTTTACTGGTTTTTATAAAATGTTACCAAAACACGTGGGTTTTGAAGATGTGATGCGAATTTCGATTGTGGTAGCTTTGACGAATATCCTAATTGTTTTATATATTGCACTTAGTAAAAACTTATTTATGTTTAAAACGGCATTTATCTACATTACGGCACTTGAAGCAATTTTGCTTACCATACCACGTGTGGCTAATCGAATGATACTTTATTTTAAGATGAACGTGATCAATCAAAACCAAGGTAGACGTACGCTGATTGTCGGTGCAGGTTCTGCAGGCGAATTGACGTTAAGAGAAATTTATCGTAACAGAGACTTAACGAATCATGTGGTCGCCTATATCGATGATAACCAAATTAAAATCGGTTCTAAGTTAAATAACATCCCAATTGTTGGGCCAAGCTCAAGGATTAAAGAATACATTGATGAACTTTTAATTGAAGAAGTCATCATCGCAATCAATCACGGCAATGAAGAACGCATCATCAGTTTAATGAGAGAAATCTCGGAGAAGAATGTTAAGATCAGTCGCTTAATTACCTACAGTGACGTATCTAATAAAAGCCCTAAAATCGTTGATGTTAAAGTTGAAGATTTATTAAACCGTGAACCAATCGTACTTGATAACGCTTTGATTCATGACTTTATTAAGGGTGAGGTTGTTTTAGTCACAGGTGGTGGGGGATCGATTGGTAGTGAGCTCTGCAGACAAATTACGGATTTTAAGCCAAAACAATTGATCATTTTTGATATCTATGAAAATAACGCATATGACATTCAACAAGAATTATTAAGAAAGTTTAAGAAAAATGGTGACCCAAGTGAATTGAATTTACTTGTGTTGATTGGCTCTGTTTATAATGAAAAAAGATTAGAACATGTGTTTGAGACGTATCGCCCAACCGTGGTATTTCACGCAGCGGCTTACAAACACGTGCCACTAATGGAAGATAGCCCAATGGAAGCGGTTCGTACCAACGTGATTGGAACAAACAACGCAGCAAGACTATCTAACAAATACGGCGTGAAAAAATTTGTGTTAGTTTCAAGTGATAAAGCGGTTCGTTCAACCAACGTCATGGGAGCAACCAAACGCTTTGCAGAACTAATTATTCAATCACATAACAATTTAAATCTGACAAAGTTTGCCTCGGTGCGTTTTGGTAATGTTCTTGGGTCAAATGGGTCTGTGATTCCGCTATTTAAAAAACAAATTGAAGATGGTGGACCTGTAACGGTCACACACCCTGAGATTACGAGATACTTTATGACGATCCCTGAGGCGGTAAGTCTAATCCTCCAATGCGCGGTTTACGCGGATGGTGGGGAAGTCTTTGTCCTTGATATGGGCGAGGCTGTGAAGATTACGGACTTAGCGAAGAAGATGATTCGTTTGGCGGGATTAAAACCTGATATTGATATTAAAATTGAATTTACTGGGCTAAGACCTGGTGAAAAATTATACGAAGAGTTGTTAATTGATCATTCAACGAACAAACGGACAGAAAATAAAAAGATTTTTGTTGAGGAACAAAGAGAAGTGACTCATGAAGAGTTACAATTAGAGTTGATTCAAGAAAAATTAGAAGACATGAACGTCGATGAAGTCAAACAAATGGTTCAATCGATTGTAAAGACGTATAAAATGAATGGGAAAGACGCAAATTAGTTTGCGTCTTTTGTGAAATATTAATTATAAAAGGGGGCATAATATGTGTGGAATCGTTGGCTATGTAGGTAAAAGACAGGCAAAAGAAATCATCCTTGAGGGATTAACCAGACTAGAGTATCGTGGTTATGATTCGGCGGGGTTATCGATATTTAATCAAAGACATCAAATATTTGATATCTATAAGGACATAGGAAGAGTTAATCAACTAAGAGAAATATCAAAATCGAGTGCATTTTCAAACATTGGTATCGGCCATACCAGGTGGGCAACGCATGGCAAAGTAAGCAAGATAAATGCGCACCCACACCAGTCACATTCCAAACGGTTTGTGATTGTACATAATGGGGTAATTGAAAATTACCAAGAGTTAAAAGCTCAGTATTTGACCAATACAATCTTTGAAAGTGAAACAGACACCGAAGTCATTGCTCAGTTAATTGAGACGTTTGTGAAAAATTTAAACGTCGAAAATGCAATCCTAACTACCCTAAAATTACTAAAAGGATCTTACGCGTTATTGATTCTAGACACAACCAGTCCAGAAGTTTTGTATGCAGCAAAACATAAGAGTCCGCTAATCTTAGGACAATCAAACGAAGGCATCACAATTGCTAGTGACTTGATGGCCTTAGTTGGTTATGCGGACACTTACGTACCAATCGAAGACAAAACGTTCATTGTGTCATATGAAACAACGACGAGGTTTTATGATTTGGATCACCATTTAATCCATCCGACGTTTAAAAAAATAGAACTCGATGAATCAAGTGTTGAAAAGGGTGCGTACGCGCATTTCATGTTAAAAGAAATCCATGAACAACCGAGTGTGGTAAGAAGACTTGTGTCTAACTACTTAAACGATACTTACACATTTGATCAAAACCTAATTGAAAAGATGAGACAATCCGATCGCATTTACGTACTTGCGGCAGGCACATCGATGCACGCCGGGTTCATCGGTAAACGCTTGTTTGAATCGCTTGCGGGTATTCCTACCGAGGTTCACATCGCAAGTGAGTTTGCCTATCAAATGCCTCTTTTGACCAAAAATCCATTCTTTGTCTTAGTTTCACAAAGTGGTGAAACCGCGGATTTACGGGCTTGTTTGGTCAAACTCAAGAAACGCAATTACGAAATTCTAACCATCACAAACGTCATCACCTCGACCTTAGCAAGAGAAGCCAACTACGCACTTGAGTTATTTGCAGGACCTGAGATTGCGGTGGCATCAACAAAAGCTTATGTTGCTCAAGTTGGCCTTCTTGCGATATTAGCCAATGAACTTGGGGCTCGTCCAATTAATCTTTATCAAGAATTAACCAAAGTCGCGCTTGCGATTGAGAACTTCCTAAGTGAAGAAAAAACGTTGGACATCACGAGACGAATGTTTACTAAAAAAGAGTGTTTCTATATTGGTAGAGGCGTCGATTATTACATTGGACTAGAAGCCGCACTTAAATTAAAAGAAATCTCCTATATCCATACCGAAGGGTTTGCCGCAGGGGAATTAAAACATGGCACGATTGCCTTAATCGAAGAAGACACACCAGTGGTTGCGATTATTTCAGATATTTCGATTAGTTCAAACACCAGAAGTAATTTAAAAGAAGTTGAAGCAAGAGGCGCAAAAACATTGATTATCTCAATGAAAGAAGCAAGTCAAAAAGACGATGATATTGTGCTTGATGACGTGTATCCACTCTTATCGCCCATGGTGATGGTCGTACCAACACAGTTATTTAGTTATTATGCGGCACTTGTCCGTAGTTATGATATTGATAAACCGAGAAACTTAGCTAAAAGTGTCACGGTAGAATAGAGGTAAAATTATGGGAAAATATTTTGGAACGGATGGCATCCGTGGGGTCGCGTTTGAAAAACTCACCGCTGAGTTGGCTTTTAAAGTTGGCGTAGCGATTGGGCAAGTCATCAAACCTAAAACAATTGTGATAGGGACAGACACCAGAAAATCAAAAGACATGCTTGCTTACAGCTTATCCGCAGGGGTAATGAGTCAAGGTGTTGATGTGCTATTTGCTGGGGTTGTCTCTACACCGATGATTGCTTATTATAGCGAAATACATCAAACCATTGGCGTGATGATTACGGCCTCACATAACCCTTACATGGATAATGGTATTAAAGTATTTAATAAGGGATATAAAACAGTAGACGCCCTTGAACTAGAATTAGAACACGTCATCGATCATGGGCCATTTACGCCCTCAGCTGTCTTTGGTAAGTTAACACTCACAGAAGACGTAAGGAAAGCCTATCTGGATTTTTATGAAGGATTAGGATTAAAACCAAGCACACTAAAAATCGTTTACGATAGCGCGAATGGCGCAAACTATGAAATCGCAAAAACGATATTTGATCGCTACTACCCAAATGCCATACAATACAATAACACACCAGACGGGTATAACATTAACGTTTCATGTGGCTCAACACACATGGACTACATCAGTCAAAAAGTCGTTGAACAACAAGCTGACATTGGCTTTGCCTATGACGGGGATGGTGATCGCTGTTTGGTTAGTGATTCAAATGGCAAACTCATCGATGGGGATTTGTTGATGTATGTGTTTGCGACCTATATGAAAGAAAAAGGCTTACTAAATAAAAACCATTTGGTAGTTACGAAGATGAGTAACCCAGGGATGTTAAAAGAGTTAAAAAATCAAGGCATCACCTTTAGTCTAACTGACGTAGGTGATAAATACGTGTTTAAAGAAATGAATGACTATGGATACTCACTTGGTGGGGAAGCCTCTGGACACATCATCTTAAATCATTTGATGCATTCAGGCGACGGGTTGTTAGTATCCTTATACTTACTTAAAATCTTAGAAGAAAAACAAATCAAACTCGAAGACTTAATTAACCACATTGAACTTTATCCATTAACACTCGTTAACTTAAAGAACATCGATAAAAAAGTCTTGGAAAAAACAGTGGTTAAAGCGCTGATTGAAGAGGTTAAACAGACTTTAGGCGAAGATTCACTTGTCTTGATTAGACCAAGTGGAACCGAACCCCTCGTTCGTGTCACCATCTCTCATCCAAATACCGCGCTTGTCAATGACTGTGTGGATAAACTCGTTGATTTAATTAAGAAAGAAGGAACCCTATCATGAAAAAGTACGCATTAATATTAGCTGCCGGTAAAGGCACC containing:
- a CDS encoding polysaccharide biosynthesis protein, coding for MSGNYYQGKKIVQTLGGMALDTIMIIMSYLFIVIMFNVINIELDIKIIGMTLPFIVIFKLVIFYFTGFYKMLPKHVGFEDVMRISIVVALTNILIVLYIALSKNLFMFKTAFIYITALEAILLTIPRVANRMILYFKMNVINQNQGRRTLIVGAGSAGELTLREIYRNRDLTNHVVAYIDDNQIKIGSKLNNIPIVGPSSRIKEYIDELLIEEVIIAINHGNEERIISLMREISEKNVKISRLITYSDVSNKSPKIVDVKVEDLLNREPIVLDNALIHDFIKGEVVLVTGGGGSIGSELCRQITDFKPKQLIIFDIYENNAYDIQQELLRKFKKNGDPSELNLLVLIGSVYNEKRLEHVFETYRPTVVFHAAAYKHVPLMEDSPMEAVRTNVIGTNNAARLSNKYGVKKFVLVSSDKAVRSTNVMGATKRFAELIIQSHNNLNLTKFASVRFGNVLGSNGSVIPLFKKQIEDGGPVTVTHPEITRYFMTIPEAVSLILQCAVYADGGEVFVLDMGEAVKITDLAKKMIRLAGLKPDIDIKIEFTGLRPGEKLYEELLIDHSTNKRTENKKIFVEEQREVTHEELQLELIQEKLEDMNVDEVKQMVQSIVKTYKMNGKDAN
- the glmS gene encoding glutamine--fructose-6-phosphate transaminase (isomerizing) — encoded protein: MCGIVGYVGKRQAKEIILEGLTRLEYRGYDSAGLSIFNQRHQIFDIYKDIGRVNQLREISKSSAFSNIGIGHTRWATHGKVSKINAHPHQSHSKRFVIVHNGVIENYQELKAQYLTNTIFESETDTEVIAQLIETFVKNLNVENAILTTLKLLKGSYALLILDTTSPEVLYAAKHKSPLILGQSNEGITIASDLMALVGYADTYVPIEDKTFIVSYETTTRFYDLDHHLIHPTFKKIELDESSVEKGAYAHFMLKEIHEQPSVVRRLVSNYLNDTYTFDQNLIEKMRQSDRIYVLAAGTSMHAGFIGKRLFESLAGIPTEVHIASEFAYQMPLLTKNPFFVLVSQSGETADLRACLVKLKKRNYEILTITNVITSTLAREANYALELFAGPEIAVASTKAYVAQVGLLAILANELGARPINLYQELTKVALAIENFLSEEKTLDITRRMFTKKECFYIGRGVDYYIGLEAALKLKEISYIHTEGFAAGELKHGTIALIEEDTPVVAIISDISISSNTRSNLKEVEARGAKTLIISMKEASQKDDDIVLDDVYPLLSPMVMVVPTQLFSYYAALVRSYDIDKPRNLAKSVTVE
- a CDS encoding phosphoglucosamine mutase, whose translation is MGKYFGTDGIRGVAFEKLTAELAFKVGVAIGQVIKPKTIVIGTDTRKSKDMLAYSLSAGVMSQGVDVLFAGVVSTPMIAYYSEIHQTIGVMITASHNPYMDNGIKVFNKGYKTVDALELELEHVIDHGPFTPSAVFGKLTLTEDVRKAYLDFYEGLGLKPSTLKIVYDSANGANYEIAKTIFDRYYPNAIQYNNTPDGYNINVSCGSTHMDYISQKVVEQQADIGFAYDGDGDRCLVSDSNGKLIDGDLLMYVFATYMKEKGLLNKNHLVVTKMSNPGMLKELKNQGITFSLTDVGDKYVFKEMNDYGYSLGGEASGHIILNHLMHSGDGLLVSLYLLKILEEKQIKLEDLINHIELYPLTLVNLKNIDKKVLEKTVVKALIEEVKQTLGEDSLVLIRPSGTEPLVRVTISHPNTALVNDCVDKLVDLIKKEGTLS